One genomic region from Streptomyces sp. NBC_01431 encodes:
- a CDS encoding DMT family transporter — MAWVLLVVAGLLEVGWSIGMKYTDGFTRPVPSVLTGAGIAASMLLLSQAAKTLPIGTAYGVWVGIGAAGAAVLGMVVLGEPATAARIFFVCLLLIAVVGLKATSGH, encoded by the coding sequence ATGGCCTGGGTCCTGCTCGTTGTCGCCGGTCTGCTCGAAGTGGGCTGGTCGATCGGGATGAAGTACACCGACGGGTTCACCCGTCCGGTACCGAGTGTGCTCACCGGCGCCGGGATCGCCGCTTCCATGCTGCTGCTGTCGCAGGCCGCCAAGACGCTGCCGATCGGCACGGCGTACGGCGTGTGGGTCGGTATCGGCGCGGCCGGTGCGGCAGTGCTCGGCATGGTGGTGCTCGGCGAGCCCGCCACCGCCGCCCGGATCTTCTTCGTGTGCCTGCTGCTCATCGCCGTGGTGGGCCTGAAAGCAACCAGCGGCCACTGA
- a CDS encoding HNH endonuclease, whose protein sequence is MGTSPYTPERLDEAAASSRTLSETLTKLGVVDPKGGSRRYIRERMRKLGISTAHFEREGVRWTREVLEPAVAASTSVCEVLRRLGIDVVGGHHTNISRRITAYGIDTSHFGPPAHTERMRNNRRRRAPENILREDHSAHAQRVPGAHLKRALLELGISERCELCGIGATWQGHPLPLEVDHIDGNWRDNRAENLRLLCPNCHSTTDTYRGRSKGGRASAK, encoded by the coding sequence ATGGGCACGAGCCCGTACACCCCGGAGAGGCTGGATGAGGCGGCCGCCTCGTCCCGGACCCTGTCGGAGACGCTGACCAAGCTGGGGGTGGTAGACCCGAAGGGCGGGTCGCGGCGGTACATACGCGAGCGCATGCGGAAGCTGGGCATATCGACCGCTCACTTCGAGCGTGAAGGGGTCCGGTGGACTCGAGAGGTTCTTGAACCGGCGGTCGCGGCCTCGACCAGTGTGTGTGAGGTCCTGCGGAGGCTGGGGATCGACGTGGTCGGCGGTCATCACACGAACATCAGCCGCCGCATCACGGCGTACGGCATCGACACGTCGCACTTCGGGCCCCCTGCGCACACCGAGAGGATGCGGAACAACCGTCGTCGACGGGCTCCAGAAAACATTCTGCGAGAGGACCACTCCGCGCACGCCCAACGGGTGCCCGGCGCCCACCTCAAGAGGGCGCTCCTGGAGCTCGGCATCAGTGAGCGCTGTGAGCTGTGCGGCATCGGAGCCACCTGGCAAGGACATCCGCTACCGCTTGAGGTCGACCACATCGACGGCAACTGGCGCGACAACCGGGCGGAAAACCTCCGGCTCCTGTGTCCCAACTGCCACTCCACCACGGATACTTACCGTGGCCGGAGCAAGGGCGGACGGGCGAGCGCGAAATGA
- a CDS encoding DUF3618 domain-containing protein, protein MTPQTTGGGAVSDARTPAQIEADIRSRRDQLAVTLDEIGVRLHPSTIVGDAKARLASAVDHTAGRAYVAVNRTVNDVKAQFVSEEGAPRIERIVPVALVAVGLVGLLALSVKRRRA, encoded by the coding sequence ATGACCCCACAGACCACCGGAGGCGGCGCAGTGTCGGATGCCAGGACCCCTGCGCAGATCGAGGCGGACATCAGGAGCCGGCGGGACCAGCTCGCGGTGACCCTCGACGAGATCGGGGTGCGGCTGCACCCGTCGACGATCGTTGGTGACGCCAAGGCCAGGCTCGCCTCGGCCGTGGACCACACCGCGGGCCGGGCGTACGTCGCGGTGAACCGTACGGTGAACGACGTGAAGGCGCAGTTCGTGTCCGAGGAGGGCGCGCCCCGCATCGAGCGGATCGTGCCGGTCGCGCTGGTGGCCGTCGGTCTCGTCGGGCTCCTGGCCCTTTCGGTGAAGAGGCGTCGGGCCTGA
- the bcp gene encoding thioredoxin-dependent thiol peroxidase produces the protein MSERLQPGDPAPAFTLPDADGNDVSLAAHKGRKVIVYFYPAALTPGCTKQACDFTDNLELLAGAGYDVIGVSPDKPEKLAKFREKESLKVTLVGDPSKEVLEAYGAYGEKKLYGKTVTGVIRSTVVVDEEGNVERALYNVKATGHVAKIIKDLGI, from the coding sequence ATGAGCGAGCGCCTTCAGCCCGGCGACCCCGCCCCCGCCTTCACCCTGCCCGACGCCGACGGCAACGACGTCTCGCTCGCCGCCCACAAGGGCCGCAAGGTCATCGTGTACTTCTACCCCGCCGCCCTGACCCCCGGCTGCACGAAGCAGGCCTGCGACTTCACGGACAACCTGGAGCTGCTGGCCGGTGCCGGGTACGACGTCATCGGCGTCTCCCCCGACAAGCCGGAGAAGCTGGCGAAGTTCCGCGAGAAGGAGTCCCTGAAGGTCACGCTGGTCGGCGACCCGTCGAAGGAGGTCCTGGAGGCGTACGGGGCGTACGGCGAGAAGAAGCTGTACGGCAAGACGGTGACCGGGGTCATCCGCTCCACGGTGGTCGTGGACGAGGAGGGCAACGTGGAACGCGCCCTGTACAACGTCAAGGCGACGGGCCACGTCGCGAAGATCATCAAGGACCTGGGCATCTGA
- a CDS encoding GroES family chaperonin → MSENTHDKLPIRMLHDRVLVRSDTPEGERRSGGGILIPATAAVGKRLAWAEVVAVGQNVRTVVPGDRVLYDPEDRAEVEVRGVAYVLMRERDLHAVASERVSEDSTGLYL, encoded by the coding sequence GTGAGCGAGAACACCCACGACAAGCTGCCCATCCGGATGCTGCACGATCGCGTGCTCGTACGGTCAGACACCCCCGAGGGCGAACGGCGTTCGGGCGGCGGCATCCTCATTCCGGCGACCGCCGCCGTCGGTAAACGGCTGGCCTGGGCCGAGGTGGTCGCGGTCGGCCAGAACGTCCGCACCGTGGTGCCCGGCGACCGCGTTCTGTACGACCCCGAGGACCGCGCCGAGGTCGAGGTGCGGGGCGTGGCGTACGTCCTGATGCGTGAGCGCGATCTCCACGCGGTCGCCTCCGAGCGGGTGTCCGAGGACTCCACCGGGCTGTATCTGTAA